A part of Streptomyces sp. NBC_01497 genomic DNA contains:
- a CDS encoding MarR family winged helix-turn-helix transcriptional regulator gives MSGVPPQQGSESMCAPSGEPAFADPTSQLAEGMERLMHLFLKARQHMLDKARRDVDWSTFLLMSAVVTQGPLRVKELAEQVQSDPSTVSRHVAQLVRDGFLERHADAVDGRASLLTATAKAREAVDERKQRRNLHYEQMLLAWEDGERGQLAALVSRFTDDFLAYKTTLADTDWTVRPATRKETTQ, from the coding sequence ATGAGCGGCGTGCCCCCGCAGCAGGGGTCAGAATCGATGTGCGCACCATCGGGCGAACCCGCGTTCGCCGATCCCACCTCGCAGTTGGCCGAAGGCATGGAGCGGCTGATGCACCTGTTCCTCAAAGCCCGTCAGCACATGCTCGACAAGGCCCGCAGGGATGTCGACTGGTCGACGTTCCTTCTGATGAGCGCCGTGGTGACCCAGGGACCGCTGCGCGTGAAGGAACTCGCCGAGCAGGTGCAGTCCGATCCGTCCACGGTGAGCAGGCACGTCGCCCAACTCGTACGGGACGGGTTCCTGGAACGCCACGCGGACGCCGTCGACGGCCGTGCCAGCCTGCTGACCGCCACCGCGAAGGCGCGGGAGGCGGTCGACGAACGCAAGCAGCGCAGGAACCTGCACTACGAGCAGATGCTGCTCGCCTGGGAGGACGGGGAACGCGGCCAGCTCGCCGCGCTGGTCTCCCGCTTCACCGACGACTTCCTCGCCTACAAGACCACGCTCGCCGATACGGACTGGACCGTCCGTCCGGCGACTCGAAAGGAAACCACGCAATGA
- a CDS encoding class I SAM-dependent methyltransferase has protein sequence MSMPELAPEITEFYARTIDEADRLIGSADGRLELLRTQELLRRYLPRAPARVLDVGGGPGAHARWLVEDGYDVHLVDPIARHVEAAGQFGCTVELGDARRLTAEDASYDVVLVLGPLYHLLDAADRHRALAEAYRVVRPGGLVAAAGINRYASLFEHTAFAHLDQERLRNSVGAILATARHDGKRGFTAAYFHRGEELADEVRAAGFEETQVFGVEGPAWSLLKAVEQHTGQPVTGTDLFDSALAAARMAEPYPELLAASSHLLAVGRRPGPE, from the coding sequence ATGTCTATGCCCGAGCTGGCCCCGGAGATCACCGAGTTCTACGCACGGACCATCGACGAGGCCGACCGGCTGATCGGGTCGGCCGACGGGCGGTTGGAGCTGCTGCGCACCCAGGAGTTGCTGCGGCGGTACCTGCCGCGGGCGCCGGCGCGCGTGCTGGATGTCGGGGGCGGGCCCGGGGCGCACGCGCGGTGGCTGGTGGAGGACGGGTACGACGTTCACCTGGTGGACCCGATCGCCCGGCACGTGGAGGCGGCCGGACAGTTCGGCTGCACGGTCGAGCTGGGCGATGCCCGCCGGTTGACGGCCGAGGACGCCTCCTACGACGTGGTCCTCGTGCTCGGGCCGCTGTACCACCTCCTCGACGCGGCGGACCGGCACCGCGCGCTCGCCGAGGCGTACCGGGTGGTGCGGCCCGGTGGGCTCGTCGCCGCCGCCGGGATCAACCGGTACGCGTCGCTTTTCGAGCACACCGCGTTCGCGCACCTCGACCAGGAGCGGCTGCGGAATTCGGTGGGTGCCATCCTGGCCACGGCCCGGCACGACGGGAAGCGCGGCTTCACCGCGGCCTACTTCCACCGCGGCGAGGAGTTGGCGGACGAGGTCCGGGCCGCCGGGTTCGAGGAGACCCAGGTCTTCGGGGTCGAGGGGCCGGCGTGGTCGCTGCTGAAGGCGGTGGAGCAGCACACGGGTCAACCGGTCACCGGTACCGACCTGTTCGATTCCGCGCTCGCCGCCGCGCGGATGGCGGAGCCGTATCCGGAGCTGCTCGCGGCCAGTTCGCACCTGCTGGCGGTGGGGCGGCGGCCGGGTCCCGAGTAA
- a CDS encoding M20 family metallopeptidase, whose protein sequence is MSGTASPGPRTAADAGTGATATGAGPLAVAARARTEELRCELLALSHAVHAEPETRFEEHAASARLRAALDAHGFSVEAGVGGLPTAFRATREFGAPGGGPTLAVFCEYDALPGLGHGCGHNVIAAAGVGAALATAALLAEQGAPGRLLVIGSPGEEGGGGKVRLIEAGVLDGVDAAVMTHAAGYDAVSRTNLGRLSLEAVFTGRASHASAAPEGGRNALDAATLLLVAIGLLRQQITPDARIHARVAEGGQSINIIPERSRVELFVRSLDSGYLRGRLLEAVRDCVRGAAIATGTTYEFAEVAPAYDPVLANPVLAALAAEAFAALGRPIPHGTGWSGAAGSTDMGNVSQRMPALHPYVCAVPGVALHTRDFAAGAAGPEADAAVLDGGAMLAAVLTALFTDPDRLAQAKAEFEAATGAGARR, encoded by the coding sequence ATGAGCGGCACCGCGAGCCCCGGTCCGCGCACGGCCGCGGACGCCGGCACGGGTGCCACCGCGACGGGGGCGGGACCGCTCGCCGTCGCGGCGCGCGCCCGCACCGAGGAACTGCGCTGCGAACTGCTGGCCCTGAGCCACGCCGTGCACGCCGAACCCGAGACGCGCTTCGAGGAGCACGCGGCCTCCGCCCGGCTGCGCGCCGCGCTCGACGCCCACGGGTTCTCGGTCGAGGCCGGCGTCGGCGGCCTGCCCACCGCCTTCCGAGCCACCCGCGAGTTCGGCGCTCCCGGCGGCGGCCCGACGCTCGCCGTGTTCTGCGAGTACGACGCGCTGCCCGGCCTCGGCCACGGCTGCGGACACAACGTCATCGCTGCGGCGGGCGTCGGGGCCGCCCTGGCCACGGCCGCCCTCCTCGCCGAACAGGGCGCCCCCGGGCGGCTGCTGGTGATCGGCAGCCCCGGCGAGGAAGGCGGCGGCGGCAAGGTGCGGCTCATCGAAGCGGGCGTCCTCGACGGCGTGGACGCCGCCGTCATGACCCACGCCGCCGGGTACGACGCGGTCTCGCGCACCAACCTCGGCCGGCTCTCCCTCGAAGCGGTCTTCACCGGCCGCGCCTCGCACGCCTCGGCCGCCCCCGAAGGCGGCAGGAACGCGCTCGACGCGGCGACCCTTCTCCTCGTCGCGATCGGCCTGCTGCGCCAGCAGATCACCCCGGACGCCCGCATCCACGCGAGGGTCGCGGAAGGCGGGCAGTCCATCAACATCATTCCGGAACGCTCCCGGGTCGAGCTGTTCGTACGCTCCCTGGACAGCGGATACCTGCGCGGCCGGCTGCTGGAGGCCGTACGGGACTGCGTGCGCGGCGCCGCGATCGCCACCGGCACGACGTACGAGTTCGCCGAAGTGGCGCCCGCGTACGACCCGGTGCTGGCGAACCCGGTGCTCGCCGCCCTGGCGGCGGAGGCGTTCGCCGCGCTCGGCCGGCCGATCCCGCACGGCACAGGCTGGTCGGGGGCGGCGGGCTCGACCGACATGGGCAACGTCAGCCAGCGCATGCCCGCGCTGCATCCCTACGTGTGTGCCGTGCCCGGAGTCGCCCTGCACACAAGGGACTTCGCGGCGGGCGCGGCGGGCCCCGAGGCGGACGCGGCGGTGCTGGACGGCGGTGCGATGCTGGCGGCCGTGCTCACCGCGCTGTTCACCGATCCGGACCGACTCGCCCAGGCGAAAGCCGAGTTCGAGGCGGCTACCGGAGCGGGGGCGCGGCGGTGA
- a CDS encoding polysaccharide deacetylase family protein, protein MSGTETTEGAGGAGGNGQEPWQWEESTWRGHVGAVRAGRPLRPARWPGGARVAVALSFDSDHETIPLRNDETQPGKLSQGEYGARAGVPRILRLLRDRSIPATFFMPAVSALLHPEEVRAYVDAGHEVALHGWIHERNMQLAAADERELAFRAADTLESLTGRRPVGIRTPSWDFSDNTLAISRELGLLYDSSLMADDEPYEILDHGEPTGMVEIPVEWIRDDAPYFTMDRYTGSRPYTPPRGVLSLWRDEFDLAVEEGGVFQLTMHPHVIGHRSRFAVLRELLDHIGTHNVWYATHEELATYVNRECPPAA, encoded by the coding sequence ATGAGCGGCACGGAGACGACCGAGGGGGCCGGCGGCGCCGGCGGGAACGGTCAGGAACCCTGGCAGTGGGAAGAGTCGACCTGGCGGGGCCACGTCGGCGCGGTACGGGCGGGCCGCCCGCTGCGCCCCGCGCGCTGGCCGGGCGGCGCGCGCGTCGCCGTCGCGCTCTCCTTCGACTCCGACCACGAGACGATCCCGCTCAGGAACGACGAGACGCAGCCGGGCAAGCTCTCGCAGGGTGAGTACGGCGCCCGCGCGGGCGTGCCCCGCATCCTGCGGCTGCTGCGCGACCGGTCGATCCCGGCCACCTTCTTCATGCCCGCCGTCTCCGCGCTGCTCCACCCCGAAGAGGTACGGGCGTACGTCGACGCGGGCCACGAGGTGGCGCTGCACGGCTGGATCCACGAGCGGAACATGCAGCTCGCGGCGGCCGACGAGCGCGAACTGGCCTTCCGGGCCGCCGACACCCTGGAGTCCCTGACCGGCCGGCGCCCCGTCGGCATCAGGACGCCCTCCTGGGACTTCTCGGACAACACCCTGGCGATCTCACGCGAGTTGGGACTGCTGTACGACTCGTCGCTGATGGCGGACGACGAACCGTACGAGATCCTCGACCACGGCGAACCCACCGGCATGGTGGAGATCCCGGTCGAATGGATCCGCGACGACGCCCCGTACTTCACGATGGACCGCTACACGGGCTCCCGCCCCTACACCCCGCCGCGCGGTGTCCTGTCCCTGTGGCGCGACGAGTTCGACCTGGCGGTGGAGGAGGGTGGCGTCTTCCAGCTGACGATGCACCCCCACGTCATCGGCCACCGCTCCCGCTTCGCGGTCCTGCGCGAACTCCTGGATCACATCGGCACGCACAACGTCTGGTACGCCACCCACGAAGAACTCGCCACGTACGTCAACCGGGAGTGCCCACCGGCCGCGTGA
- a CDS encoding lectin, which yields MLRQPPRGLLLVRSVAAFAVAALLSVLFTVPASAADPVGQITGLGGKCVDVAAASNANGTAVQLYDCNGTAAQQWTVAGDGTVRALGKCLDVVDAGTGDGALVQLWDCTGAPNQKWSVNSAQDIVSLSAGKCLDVKDRSTANGTRLQIWTCSGQSNQKWNAAGTNGGGGGTPSGFVVSENQFNQMFPNRNGFYTYQGLVNALGAYPGFTRTGSDTTQKQEAAAFLANVAHETGNLQYVVEQNTANYPHYCDTSQPYGCPAGQSAYYGRGPIQLSWNFNYKAAGDALGIDLLDNPNLVQQDAAIAWKTGLWYWDTQTGPGTMTPHDAMVNGRGFGETIRSINGSIECNGGNPAQVQSRVDNYQRFVGILGVPAGGNLSC from the coding sequence ATGCTGAGGCAACCCCCACGAGGTCTCCTGCTCGTCAGATCCGTCGCCGCGTTCGCGGTCGCGGCGCTCCTGTCCGTCCTGTTCACCGTGCCCGCCTCCGCCGCCGACCCGGTGGGCCAGATCACCGGCCTGGGCGGCAAGTGCGTCGACGTCGCCGCGGCAAGCAACGCCAACGGCACCGCCGTCCAGCTCTACGACTGCAACGGAACCGCCGCGCAGCAGTGGACGGTCGCGGGCGACGGCACGGTCCGCGCACTCGGCAAGTGCCTTGACGTCGTCGACGCCGGCACCGGCGACGGAGCCCTGGTCCAGCTGTGGGACTGCACGGGCGCACCGAACCAGAAGTGGTCCGTCAACAGCGCGCAGGACATCGTCAGCCTGAGCGCCGGCAAGTGCCTCGACGTGAAGGACCGTTCCACGGCGAACGGCACCCGCCTGCAGATCTGGACCTGTTCGGGCCAGTCGAACCAGAAGTGGAACGCGGCCGGCACCAACGGCGGTGGCGGCGGGACCCCGAGCGGATTCGTCGTCAGCGAGAACCAGTTCAACCAGATGTTCCCGAACCGGAACGGCTTCTACACCTACCAGGGCCTGGTCAACGCCCTCGGCGCGTACCCGGGCTTCACCCGCACCGGCAGCGACACGACGCAGAAGCAGGAGGCCGCCGCCTTCCTCGCCAACGTCGCACACGAGACGGGCAACCTCCAGTACGTCGTCGAGCAGAACACCGCGAACTACCCGCACTACTGCGACACGAGCCAGCCCTACGGCTGCCCCGCCGGCCAGTCCGCGTATTACGGCCGCGGCCCGATCCAGCTCAGCTGGAACTTCAACTACAAGGCGGCGGGCGACGCGCTCGGCATCGACCTGCTGGACAACCCGAACCTGGTGCAGCAGGACGCGGCGATCGCCTGGAAGACCGGCCTCTGGTACTGGGACACGCAGACCGGCCCCGGCACGATGACGCCGCACGACGCGATGGTCAACGGCCGCGGCTTCGGCGAGACGATCCGCTCCATCAACGGCTCCATCGAGTGCAACGGCGGCAACCCGGCGCAGGTGCAGAGCCGCGTCGACAACTACCAGCGCTTCGTCGGCATCCTGGGCGTCCCCGCGGGCGGCAACCTCAGCTGCTGA
- a CDS encoding MDR family MFS transporter: MTSTADAASANVGPGSSEEPRPTGYTHRQIMVILSGLLLGMFLAALDQTVVSTAIYKIGESLHGLTAQAWVTTAFLITSTIATPLYGKLSDQYGRKPFFMFAISVFVLGSMLCTLSTSMYMLAAFRAFQGIGAGGLFSLALAIIGDIIPPRERAKYQGYFMAVFGTSSVLGPVIGGALAGAGTVAGIDGWRWIFLINVPIGAAALIVVAKVLHLDHVRRDHKIDYQGATSLVIALVPLLVVAEQGREWGWGSGRSLAGYIIGAIGIVLFLLAERRAGDDALLPMRLFKNRMFAVGTAQSFIIGIGMFGGITLLPLYLQLVKGNSPTKAGLLTLPLVLGIMLLSLVSGQVTSRTGKYKIFPIIGCVLLVVGMLLLWRMTADSGLVYIDFAMFIVGAGLGLNMQTIVLAMQNAVPPRDIGVATSSTTFFRQMGGTVGVAVFLSIVYSIVVGKISDAFTSAQHTPAFQKAAQAHPDQLKQLTHANTGALNDTSFLAKLDPALAHPFKVGFTGAISVAFLVGAAVLVVAFLLSLLIKEVPLRTTAAAFSKDEESKPAATA; the protein is encoded by the coding sequence ATGACGTCCACCGCCGACGCCGCGTCGGCCAACGTCGGCCCGGGCAGCTCCGAGGAGCCGAGACCGACCGGTTACACCCACCGCCAGATCATGGTGATCCTCTCCGGTCTGCTGCTGGGCATGTTCCTGGCCGCGCTGGACCAGACCGTCGTCTCCACGGCGATCTACAAGATCGGCGAGAGCCTGCACGGCCTCACCGCCCAGGCCTGGGTCACCACCGCGTTCCTCATCACCTCGACGATCGCGACGCCGCTGTACGGCAAGCTGTCCGACCAGTACGGCCGCAAGCCGTTCTTCATGTTCGCGATATCCGTCTTCGTGCTCGGCTCGATGCTGTGCACGCTGTCGACGTCGATGTACATGCTCGCCGCGTTCCGTGCCTTCCAGGGCATCGGCGCCGGTGGTCTGTTCTCCCTGGCTCTCGCGATCATCGGCGACATCATCCCGCCGCGTGAGCGCGCCAAGTACCAGGGCTACTTCATGGCCGTCTTCGGTACGTCCAGCGTGCTGGGCCCGGTCATCGGCGGCGCGCTCGCCGGTGCGGGCACGGTCGCGGGCATCGACGGCTGGCGCTGGATCTTCCTCATCAACGTCCCGATCGGCGCCGCCGCTCTCATCGTCGTCGCGAAGGTCCTCCACCTCGACCACGTCCGCCGCGACCACAAGATCGACTACCAGGGCGCGACCTCCCTGGTGATCGCGCTGGTGCCGCTGCTGGTCGTCGCCGAGCAGGGCAGGGAGTGGGGCTGGGGCTCCGGCCGCTCGCTCGCCGGATACATCATCGGCGCCATCGGCATCGTGCTGTTCCTGCTGGCCGAGCGCCGCGCGGGCGACGACGCCCTGCTGCCGATGCGGCTGTTCAAGAACCGCATGTTCGCCGTCGGTACGGCGCAGTCGTTCATCATCGGTATCGGCATGTTCGGCGGCATCACCCTGCTGCCGCTCTACCTCCAGCTGGTCAAGGGCAACTCGCCCACCAAGGCCGGTCTGCTGACGCTCCCGCTCGTCCTCGGCATCATGCTGCTGTCGCTGGTCTCCGGCCAGGTCACGTCCCGGACCGGCAAGTACAAGATCTTCCCGATCATCGGCTGCGTGCTGCTGGTCGTCGGCATGCTGCTCCTGTGGCGCATGACGGCCGACAGCGGTCTGGTCTACATCGACTTCGCGATGTTCATCGTCGGCGCGGGTCTCGGCCTGAACATGCAGACGATCGTGCTGGCCATGCAGAACGCGGTACCGCCGCGCGACATCGGTGTGGCGACCTCGTCCACGACGTTCTTCCGGCAGATGGGCGGCACCGTCGGTGTCGCGGTGTTCCTCTCGATCGTGTACTCGATCGTGGTCGGCAAGATCTCGGACGCGTTCACCTCGGCGCAGCACACGCCCGCCTTCCAGAAGGCAGCGCAGGCCCACCCGGACCAGCTGAAGCAGCTGACGCACGCCAACACCGGCGCGCTGAACGACACGTCCTTCCTCGCCAAGCTGGACCCGGCGCTCGCGCACCCGTTCAAGGTCGGCTTCACCGGCGCCATCTCGGTGGCCTTCCTGGTCGGCGCGGCGGTACTGGTCGTCGCGTTCCTCCTGTCCCTGCTGATCAAGGAGGTCCCGCTCCGCACGACGGCGGCGGCGTTCTCCAAGGACGAGGAGAGCAAGCCGGCCGCCACGGCGTAA
- a CDS encoding GNAT family N-acetyltransferase — translation MRAHDTPPSGPRPGSPAVPLLVRPRTGADLDACADVLAAVHAHSSYPANWPADPAGWLSPPALEAAWVAVSGADGGDGAVIGHVVLCRATPDDLAAHLWSERTGTDPSATAVVSRLFVSPAARGRGAGARLLAAAVDAARAAGRHPVLDVLASDTSARALYERLGWRPLGTAGQEWGPGQVVTLHCYAAG, via the coding sequence ATGCGCGCCCACGACACGCCCCCTTCCGGGCCCCGCCCCGGCTCCCCGGCCGTGCCCCTGCTGGTACGCCCCAGGACCGGCGCCGATCTCGACGCCTGTGCCGACGTGCTGGCCGCGGTCCACGCCCACAGCTCGTACCCCGCGAACTGGCCCGCCGATCCGGCCGGGTGGCTGTCCCCGCCGGCCCTCGAAGCGGCCTGGGTGGCGGTGAGCGGCGCGGACGGGGGCGACGGTGCCGTCATCGGGCACGTGGTGCTGTGCCGGGCCACACCCGACGACCTCGCCGCGCACCTGTGGAGCGAGCGGACCGGGACGGACCCGTCCGCCACCGCGGTCGTCAGCCGCCTCTTCGTCTCCCCCGCCGCCCGCGGCCGGGGCGCCGGGGCGCGGCTGCTGGCGGCGGCGGTGGACGCGGCGCGCGCGGCGGGGCGCCACCCGGTGCTGGACGTGCTCGCCTCGGACACGTCGGCGCGCGCCCTGTACGAACGGCTCGGCTGGCGCCCGCTCGGCACGGCCGGTCAGGAGTGGGGACCGGGCCAGGTGGTGACCCTCCACTGCTACGCCGCGGGCTGA
- a CDS encoding molybdopterin-dependent oxidoreductase, protein MSRLLTASFTLTGEVARPVRLTVGDLRSRWRQRRAEVVFHCLKEGPRRHSFAGPLLREVVADAGPAFGAPGRKARAGLLLGVNGGDGHHTVLSWAEIDADFGDVPMLLATDMDGRALESEGTQLVVPSDHCGARYVSAVTSVRVMAWSRVAALLPGPLPSPALALAPAALPGQAGSGDGQ, encoded by the coding sequence ATGAGCCGACTCCTCACCGCCTCCTTCACCCTCACCGGCGAGGTGGCACGCCCAGTCAGGCTGACCGTGGGGGACCTGAGATCGCGCTGGCGGCAGCGGCGAGCCGAGGTCGTCTTCCACTGCCTCAAAGAGGGCCCGCGGCGGCACTCCTTCGCCGGCCCGCTGCTCCGGGAGGTCGTCGCCGACGCGGGCCCCGCCTTCGGGGCGCCGGGGCGCAAGGCGCGCGCGGGCCTCCTGCTCGGCGTCAACGGCGGTGACGGGCATCACACCGTGCTGTCCTGGGCGGAGATCGACGCCGACTTCGGTGACGTGCCGATGCTGCTGGCGACCGACATGGACGGCCGGGCCCTGGAGTCCGAGGGCACGCAGCTCGTCGTGCCCTCGGACCACTGCGGGGCGCGGTACGTCAGCGCGGTCACGTCCGTACGGGTGATGGCGTGGTCCAGGGTGGCCGCGCTGCTCCCCGGGCCGTTGCCTTCTCCGGCGCTCGCGCTCGCGCCCGCTGCCCTGCCGGGGCAGGCCGGGTCAGGCGACGGCCAGTGA
- a CDS encoding S9 family peptidase, which translates to MSGGPAESVGARSGPAGSGGTAPSGSTARRCGIVPGDLAALALAGAPDLAPDGTWAVASVQSVEPSLARYRARLWRFGTAEPAGVPRPLTHDEGSWTDAAPAISPDGSRVAFTSDRDGASRLWLVAAGGGVPAALDGAPEGRPAEHLWLDAERLLVRYARRPDGTSASAPRVVDWLRYKSDGAPGPVEPVDTLWVLRPGPAGTACEARRVRDGGTELRLGCPAPDGRGGLFYAAHPRHSDTAHPGGEVRHLDLASGEDVRVWRCASQVHALAVTASGRPVAVASGVPGQSVDPPRLWWADEGSRIFPDQDLECERALLADSRALGSPRLLATAGERILFAATVGGEVALYEGGTGDDAARRISPRGRSVADFAVAADGTTAMCLESATEPVELYLAGRRVSAFNTAWTAEARPVAPENVTATSADGLTVRAALYRSPHARAGAGRGDVLLRVHGGPHMTYGNAFDLETQAYVAAGFHVLLPEVRGGAGRGTSFRALSVDGWGRGDLDDLMAFADLAVDAGLAAPDRLYLTGGSYGGYLTNWTLTRTSRFRAAVSERSVSNLISKYGTSDNGFTVNRHEFGGADLYDPAGAAWLWERSPLAHAAAVTTPLLLIHGESDQRCPIEQSEQFYAALRRRGHEVVLARYPNASHGFATSGRPEHRLHRLELILDWLRTHAADPGEVTGGGDDTGAPPRGPGGAGPTGGP; encoded by the coding sequence GTGAGCGGCGGACCGGCCGAGAGCGTGGGTGCGCGGAGCGGACCGGCCGGGAGCGGGGGAACGGCCCCGAGCGGGTCGACGGCCCGCCGCTGCGGCATCGTGCCCGGCGACCTGGCCGCCCTCGCCCTGGCCGGAGCTCCGGACCTGGCACCCGACGGCACGTGGGCGGTGGCCTCCGTACAGAGCGTCGAGCCGTCCCTGGCCCGCTACCGCGCCAGGCTCTGGCGCTTCGGTACCGCCGAGCCGGCGGGCGTGCCGCGCCCGCTGACCCACGACGAGGGCTCCTGGACCGACGCCGCGCCGGCGATCTCGCCCGACGGGAGCCGTGTCGCCTTCACCAGCGACCGCGACGGGGCGTCCCGCCTATGGCTCGTGGCGGCCGGGGGAGGCGTGCCCGCGGCGCTGGACGGCGCGCCCGAGGGCCGCCCGGCCGAACACCTCTGGCTGGACGCCGAACGGCTGCTCGTGCGGTACGCGCGACGCCCGGACGGCACCTCCGCGTCCGCACCGCGCGTGGTGGACTGGCTGCGCTACAAGAGCGACGGCGCGCCGGGGCCCGTCGAACCCGTCGACACGCTGTGGGTCCTGCGGCCCGGCCCCGCCGGCACCGCCTGCGAGGCGCGCCGCGTCCGCGACGGCGGCACGGAGCTCCGGCTCGGCTGCCCGGCGCCGGACGGCCGGGGCGGCCTGTTCTACGCGGCCCACCCGCGCCACAGCGACACGGCACACCCCGGCGGCGAGGTGCGCCACCTCGACCTGGCGAGCGGCGAGGACGTACGGGTGTGGCGGTGCGCGTCGCAGGTGCATGCCCTCGCCGTGACGGCCTCCGGCCGGCCGGTCGCGGTGGCCAGCGGCGTACCGGGACAGAGCGTGGACCCGCCGCGCCTGTGGTGGGCGGACGAGGGCAGCCGGATCTTCCCGGACCAGGACCTGGAGTGCGAGCGCGCGCTGCTCGCCGACTCCCGCGCCCTCGGCTCGCCCCGGCTGCTGGCGACGGCGGGGGAGCGGATCCTCTTCGCCGCGACGGTCGGTGGCGAGGTCGCGCTGTACGAGGGCGGTACGGGGGACGACGCGGCACGCCGTATCAGCCCGCGGGGCCGGTCGGTGGCGGACTTCGCGGTGGCGGCGGACGGCACCACCGCGATGTGCCTGGAGTCGGCGACGGAACCGGTCGAGCTGTACCTGGCGGGCCGCCGTGTCTCGGCGTTCAACACCGCCTGGACGGCCGAGGCCCGGCCGGTCGCCCCCGAGAACGTCACGGCCACGTCGGCCGACGGGCTCACCGTGCGGGCCGCGCTGTACCGCTCGCCCCACGCGCGAGCGGGCGCGGGGCGGGGCGACGTCCTGCTGCGCGTCCACGGCGGACCGCACATGACCTACGGGAACGCCTTCGACCTGGAGACGCAGGCCTACGTGGCCGCGGGCTTCCACGTGCTGCTGCCGGAAGTACGCGGCGGCGCGGGCCGGGGCACCTCCTTCCGCGCGCTCAGCGTCGACGGCTGGGGGCGCGGCGACCTCGACGACCTCATGGCGTTCGCGGACCTGGCCGTGGACGCGGGCCTCGCCGCTCCGGACCGGCTCTACCTCACCGGCGGCAGCTACGGCGGCTACCTCACCAACTGGACCCTGACCCGGACGAGCCGCTTCCGGGCCGCCGTCTCGGAGCGGTCCGTCTCCAACCTGATCTCCAAGTACGGCACGTCCGACAACGGCTTCACCGTCAACCGCCACGAGTTCGGCGGCGCGGACCTCTACGACCCGGCGGGCGCGGCGTGGCTGTGGGAGCGGTCACCGCTCGCGCACGCGGCGGCCGTGACGACCCCGCTGCTGCTGATCCACGGCGAGAGCGACCAGCGCTGCCCCATCGAGCAGTCCGAGCAGTTCTACGCCGCGCTGCGCCGCCGGGGCCACGAGGTCGTCCTCGCCCGCTACCCGAACGCGTCCCACGGCTTCGCGACCTCGGGCCGGCCCGAGCACCGGCTGCACCGCCTGGAGCTCATCCTCGACTGGCTCCGCACCCACGCGGCGGACCCGGGTGAGGTGACCGGCGGCGGGGACGACACCGGCGCACCACCGCGGGGCCCGGGGGGCGCGGGGCCGACCGGGGGGCCCTAA
- a CDS encoding TOBE domain-containing protein, which yields MNLSIRNQLPGTVSTVTHGEVMAVVKLRLDGGRTLTAAVTREAVRDLGIEPGSAVRALIKSTEVSLATGVVTGLSIRNQLPGTVTEVAVGGAMASVKAAVEGTVLTSAITRDAVADLELGAGSSVVALIKSTEISLAVA from the coding sequence ATGAACCTGAGCATCCGCAACCAGCTTCCCGGCACCGTCTCCACGGTGACCCACGGCGAGGTGATGGCCGTCGTGAAACTGCGTCTCGACGGCGGCCGGACCTTGACGGCGGCCGTCACGCGGGAGGCGGTACGTGACCTCGGGATCGAGCCGGGATCCGCCGTACGCGCGCTGATCAAGTCGACCGAGGTGTCCCTGGCGACCGGAGTCGTCACGGGCCTGTCGATCCGCAACCAGCTCCCGGGCACGGTCACCGAAGTGGCAGTCGGGGGCGCCATGGCGAGCGTGAAGGCGGCCGTCGAGGGCACCGTGCTGACCTCGGCCATCACCCGTGACGCCGTGGCGGACCTGGAGCTCGGCGCGGGCAGCAGTGTGGTCGCGCTGATCAAGTCGACGGAGATCTCACTGGCCGTCGCCTGA